The following are from one region of the Streptomyces tuirus genome:
- a CDS encoding heavy metal translocating P-type ATPase encodes MSTGTSTGTGAEVELAIGGMTCASCAARIEKKLNRMEGVTATVNYATEKARVSYSGDVSVGDLVATVEATGYTAQEPTPPARETGPSEEADDLRPLRERLITAVVLSVPVVAMAMVPALQFEYWQWLSLTLAAPVVTYAAWPFHKAAFTNARHGAATMDTLISVGTSAAFLWSLWALFFGTAGTPGMTHPFELTIERTDGAGNIYLEAAAGVTAFILAGRYFEARAKRKAGAALRALLELGAKDVTVLRADGREQTVPVAELTAGDRFLVRPGEKIATDGTVEEGSSAVDASMLTGESVPVEVGAGDPVTGATVNVGGRLVVRATRVGADTQLARMARLVEDAQNGKAAAQRLADRISAVFVPVVIALALGTLGFWLGNGVGLTAAFTAAVAVLVIACPCALGLATPTALMVGTGRGAQLGILIKGPEVLESTRRVDTVVLDKTGTVTTGRMTLLAVHTAEGTDEADVLRLAGALEHSSEHPIARAVADGALEKLGALPTPEDFANVPGLGVQGVVEGHAVLVGRERLLADWAMRLPEGLAGARAAAEDAGRTAIAVAWDGEARAVLEVADAVKDTSAEAVGRLRALGLTPILLTGDNEAVARSVAREVGIEEVIAEVLPQDKVDVVKRLQAEGRSVAMVGDGVNDAAALAQADLGLAMGTGTDAAIEAGDLTLVRGDLRAAADAIRLARRTLGTIRSNLFWAFAYNVAALPLAASGLLTPMIAGAAMAFSSVFVVGNSLRLRTFRATG; translated from the coding sequence CGTCAACTACGCCACCGAGAAGGCCAGGGTCAGCTACTCCGGCGACGTCTCCGTCGGTGATCTCGTCGCCACCGTCGAGGCCACCGGGTACACCGCGCAGGAGCCCACTCCCCCCGCCCGGGAGACCGGCCCGTCCGAGGAGGCCGACGACCTGCGGCCGCTGCGCGAGCGGTTGATCACGGCCGTGGTGCTGTCGGTTCCCGTCGTCGCCATGGCGATGGTCCCGGCGCTGCAGTTCGAGTACTGGCAGTGGCTGTCGCTCACCCTGGCGGCGCCCGTCGTGACCTACGCGGCATGGCCCTTCCACAAGGCGGCGTTCACCAACGCGCGGCACGGCGCCGCCACCATGGACACCCTGATCTCGGTGGGCACCTCGGCCGCCTTCCTGTGGTCGCTGTGGGCGCTGTTCTTCGGCACCGCGGGCACACCCGGCATGACCCACCCCTTCGAGCTGACCATCGAGCGCACGGACGGCGCCGGGAACATCTACCTGGAGGCCGCCGCGGGTGTGACCGCCTTCATCCTGGCCGGGCGGTACTTCGAGGCCCGGGCCAAGCGCAAGGCGGGCGCCGCGCTGCGGGCGCTGCTGGAGCTGGGCGCGAAGGACGTCACCGTGCTGCGGGCCGACGGCCGTGAACAGACCGTCCCGGTCGCGGAGTTGACGGCCGGGGACCGCTTCCTGGTCCGGCCCGGCGAGAAGATCGCGACAGACGGTACGGTCGAAGAGGGGTCCTCCGCCGTGGACGCCTCGATGCTCACCGGGGAGTCCGTCCCGGTCGAGGTGGGCGCGGGCGACCCGGTCACCGGCGCCACGGTCAACGTCGGCGGACGGCTCGTCGTACGGGCCACCCGGGTGGGCGCCGACACCCAACTCGCCCGGATGGCCCGGCTGGTGGAGGACGCGCAGAACGGCAAGGCCGCCGCGCAGCGGCTCGCGGACCGGATCTCCGCGGTGTTCGTGCCGGTGGTGATCGCCCTGGCGCTCGGCACGCTGGGCTTCTGGCTGGGCAACGGCGTCGGGCTGACGGCCGCTTTCACGGCCGCGGTCGCCGTCCTCGTCATCGCCTGCCCGTGCGCCCTGGGGCTGGCGACCCCGACCGCGCTGATGGTGGGCACCGGGCGGGGCGCCCAGCTCGGCATCCTGATCAAGGGCCCGGAGGTGCTGGAGTCCACGCGCCGGGTCGACACCGTCGTCCTCGACAAGACCGGCACCGTCACCACCGGTCGTATGACGCTGCTGGCCGTGCACACCGCCGAGGGCACGGACGAGGCGGACGTGCTGCGGCTGGCCGGGGCGCTGGAGCACTCCTCCGAGCACCCGATCGCCCGGGCCGTCGCCGACGGGGCGCTGGAGAAGCTGGGCGCGCTGCCGACGCCCGAGGACTTCGCCAACGTCCCCGGCCTCGGTGTGCAGGGCGTCGTCGAGGGCCACGCGGTGCTCGTCGGCCGGGAGCGGCTGCTGGCCGACTGGGCGATGCGGCTTCCCGAGGGACTGGCCGGGGCGAGGGCGGCGGCCGAGGACGCCGGGCGCACGGCCATCGCGGTCGCGTGGGACGGCGAGGCGCGCGCGGTGCTGGAGGTGGCCGACGCGGTGAAGGACACCAGCGCGGAGGCGGTCGGACGGCTGCGGGCGCTCGGCCTGACGCCGATCCTGCTGACCGGTGACAACGAGGCGGTGGCCCGGTCCGTCGCCCGCGAGGTGGGCATCGAGGAGGTCATCGCCGAGGTCCTCCCGCAGGACAAGGTCGACGTCGTCAAGCGGCTCCAGGCCGAGGGCCGGTCGGTGGCGATGGTCGGCGACGGTGTCAACGACGCGGCGGCCCTCGCCCAGGCCGATCTGGGCCTGGCCATGGGCACCGGCACGGACGCCGCGATCGAGGCCGGCGACCTGACCCTGGTGCGCGGCGATCTGCGGGCCGCGGCCGACGCCATCCGGCTCGCCCGCCGCACGCTCGGCACCATCCGCTCGAACCTGTTCTGGGCCTTCGCCTACAACGTGGCGGCCCTGCCGCTGGCCGCCTCCGGCCTGCTCACCCCGATGATCGCCGGGGCGGCGATGGCCTTCTCGTCGGTCTTCGTGGTCGGCAACTCGCTGCGGCTGCGCACCTTCCGGGCCACCGGCTGA
- a CDS encoding carbohydrate ABC transporter permease, whose amino-acid sequence MTSTTVAHKPVRWGRVALHVGCLLALLVMLYPLAWLLATSLKPADEVIASLDLLPSHLEWANYKTALDGVNDVSIWRLLGNSLLIAGGAVLGNVISCSLAAYAFARLRFRFRGPLFAFMIATIMLPHHAVLIPQYIIFNQLGLVNTYWPLILPKFLATEAFFVFLVVQFMRGLPRELEEAARIDGCGPFRSFFQVVLPLTRPALITTAIFTFIWTWNDFFTQLIYLFDPDKFTLTLALRSFVDASSTSAFGPMFALSVIALLPIVLFFLAFQRFLVEGMASSGVKG is encoded by the coding sequence GTGACCTCTACGACTGTTGCGCACAAGCCCGTTCGGTGGGGACGCGTCGCCCTGCACGTCGGCTGCCTGCTCGCCCTGCTGGTCATGCTGTACCCCCTGGCCTGGCTGCTGGCCACCTCGCTCAAACCCGCCGACGAGGTCATCGCCAGCCTCGACCTGCTGCCCAGCCACCTGGAATGGGCCAACTACAAGACCGCCCTGGACGGCGTCAACGACGTCTCCATCTGGCGGCTGCTCGGCAACTCCCTGCTGATCGCGGGGGGCGCGGTCCTCGGCAACGTCATCAGCTGCTCACTCGCCGCCTACGCCTTCGCCCGCCTGAGGTTTCGTTTCCGTGGGCCGCTGTTCGCCTTCATGATCGCCACGATCATGCTGCCGCACCACGCGGTGCTGATCCCGCAGTACATCATCTTCAACCAGCTCGGCCTGGTGAACACCTACTGGCCGCTGATCCTGCCGAAGTTCCTCGCCACCGAGGCGTTCTTCGTCTTCCTTGTCGTGCAGTTCATGCGAGGCCTGCCGCGCGAACTGGAGGAGGCGGCCCGGATCGACGGCTGCGGGCCGTTCCGCAGCTTCTTCCAGGTCGTCCTGCCGCTCACCCGGCCGGCCCTGATCACCACCGCCATCTTCACCTTCATCTGGACCTGGAACGACTTCTTCACCCAGCTCATCTACCTCTTCGACCCGGACAAGTTCACCCTCACGCTCGCGCTGCGCTCCTTCGTGGACGCCTCCAGCACCTCCGCGTTCGGCCCGATGTTCGCCCTGTCGGTGATCGCGCTGCTGCCGATCGTGCTGTTCTTCCTGGCCTTCCAGCGGTTCCTGGTGGAGGGCATGGCCAGCTCCGGAGTAAAGGGGTGA
- a CDS encoding ABC transporter substrate-binding protein — protein MPGHRTKGFCASAAALALCAVLAGCGGSGESAGGGKVVLRYTWWGNPDRAERTERAVALFEKQHPNVDVTTSFSGYDAYKQKLATQAAGGDAPDVMQLDYRQIDQYASGGVLLDLAEQKPVLRTGEIDPGLLATGRVDDVQYAIPQGRGTETVAYDVQAWKKSGVPLPGKSWTWSRWADTMRALAKKTGKPGATDPGQSEDAFEVWLRGQGKALYTKDGGLGFTAGDLTRWWTFTDTLRREGAVSPAEQTTQLDGSVENTPLGRGTAVTDANWDAPASGFIALVPTGVALAPMPSGEDGTPGQYFKPSMFLGVSADTGHPKEAAQLVDFVINDREAATILGASRGIPVNETIRAGIGPQLKDFDKTIADFQASLEGTLKDPPQAPPSGDNALQSTFQRDYDQVSYARMSPREAAENYVTEAKAELRS, from the coding sequence ATGCCCGGACACAGGACAAAGGGGTTCTGCGCGTCGGCCGCCGCACTGGCACTGTGCGCCGTGCTGGCGGGCTGCGGAGGATCCGGGGAGTCCGCCGGAGGCGGCAAGGTCGTGCTGCGCTACACGTGGTGGGGCAACCCCGACCGCGCGGAACGCACCGAGCGGGCCGTCGCGCTGTTCGAGAAACAGCACCCGAACGTCGACGTGACGACGTCGTTCTCCGGCTACGACGCCTACAAGCAGAAGCTCGCCACCCAGGCCGCCGGCGGCGACGCCCCGGACGTGATGCAGCTGGACTACCGCCAGATCGACCAGTACGCCTCCGGCGGCGTCCTGCTGGACCTGGCGGAACAGAAGCCGGTCCTGCGCACCGGCGAGATCGACCCGGGCCTGCTCGCCACCGGCCGCGTCGACGACGTGCAGTACGCGATCCCGCAGGGCCGCGGCACCGAGACCGTCGCCTACGACGTCCAGGCCTGGAAGAAGTCGGGCGTCCCCCTGCCCGGCAAGAGCTGGACCTGGAGCCGGTGGGCCGACACCATGCGGGCCCTCGCGAAGAAGACCGGCAAGCCCGGGGCGACCGACCCCGGCCAGAGCGAGGACGCCTTCGAGGTCTGGCTGCGCGGCCAGGGCAAGGCCCTCTACACGAAGGACGGCGGACTCGGCTTCACCGCCGGCGACCTCACCCGCTGGTGGACCTTCACCGACACGCTGCGCCGGGAGGGCGCCGTCTCGCCTGCCGAGCAGACCACCCAGCTCGACGGCTCAGTCGAGAACACCCCGCTGGGGCGCGGCACGGCCGTCACCGACGCCAACTGGGACGCCCCGGCCAGCGGCTTCATCGCGCTCGTCCCGACCGGCGTCGCGCTCGCCCCGATGCCGTCCGGCGAGGACGGCACGCCCGGCCAGTACTTCAAGCCCTCCATGTTCCTGGGCGTCTCGGCCGACACCGGCCACCCCAAGGAGGCGGCCCAGCTCGTCGACTTCGTGATCAACGACCGGGAGGCCGCGACGATCCTCGGCGCGAGCCGCGGCATCCCCGTCAACGAGACGATCCGTGCCGGGATCGGGCCGCAGCTCAAGGACTTCGACAAGACCATCGCGGACTTCCAGGCGTCCCTGGAGGGCACACTCAAGGACCCGCCCCAGGCACCGCCCTCGGGCGACAACGCCCTGCAGAGCACCTTCCAGCGCGACTACGACCAGGTGTCCTACGCGCGCATGTCGCCCCGCGAAGCGGCCGAGAACTACGTCACCGAGGCGAAGGCGGAGCTGAGGTCATGA
- a CDS encoding phospholipase, giving the protein MHRRFATGLAASTLTLVTVVGAATSASAAPADKPQVLANWTQTSASSYSTWAAARANQATWAAYGFDWSTDYCSSSPDNPFGFPFSMSCARHDFGYRNYKAAGTFSANKSRLDSAFYEDLKRVCAAYSGGTKTSCDSTAWTYYQAVRAFG; this is encoded by the coding sequence ATGCACCGCAGATTCGCAACCGGTCTTGCAGCCTCGACTCTGACCCTCGTCACCGTGGTCGGCGCTGCAACGAGCGCGAGCGCCGCTCCTGCCGACAAGCCCCAGGTGCTCGCGAACTGGACGCAGACCAGCGCGTCCAGCTACAGCACCTGGGCCGCAGCCCGGGCCAACCAGGCCACGTGGGCCGCGTACGGCTTCGACTGGTCGACCGACTACTGCTCCTCCTCGCCGGACAACCCGTTCGGCTTCCCCTTCTCGATGTCCTGCGCCCGTCACGACTTCGGCTACCGCAACTACAAGGCGGCCGGCACCTTCAGCGCCAACAAGTCCCGGCTCGACAGCGCCTTCTACGAGGACCTCAAGAGGGTCTGTGCGGCCTACAGCGGCGGCACGAAGACCTCCTGCGACAGCACGGCCTGGACGTACTACCAGGCCGTGCGGGCCTTCGGCTGA
- a CDS encoding phosphatase PAP2 family protein — protein MTDPRTTHADAPRPLQTTRDSAGGPRRLLNAVLGDLRAVDGALYAAVAATPTPTLDRTLRHLSHAADHSKISFAIAAALALAGKRPRKAALAGVGAIAVASASANLLGKRLVRRARPDREAARVTVDRHVKMPTSASFPSGHTASAVAFATAVGVVLPPAAVPLGALAGAVGYSRVHTGVHYPGDVAAGAVLGIASAAAALAAVAATPSARTQALLTAARSCRRTSIVGALRR, from the coding sequence ATGACCGATCCGAGGACCACGCACGCGGACGCCCCCCGTCCGCTCCAGACCACCCGGGACTCCGCGGGCGGACCCCGCCGGCTCCTGAACGCCGTGCTCGGCGATCTCCGGGCCGTGGACGGCGCCCTCTACGCGGCGGTGGCCGCCACCCCCACGCCGACCCTGGACCGGACGCTGCGCCACCTGTCGCACGCGGCCGACCACTCCAAGATCTCCTTCGCCATCGCCGCCGCCCTGGCCCTGGCCGGCAAGCGGCCGCGCAAGGCCGCTCTCGCGGGGGTCGGCGCCATCGCCGTGGCATCGGCCTCCGCCAACCTCCTCGGCAAGCGGCTGGTGCGCCGGGCGCGACCCGACCGGGAGGCCGCCCGGGTGACGGTGGACCGGCACGTCAAGATGCCGACCTCGGCGTCGTTCCCGTCCGGGCACACGGCGTCGGCGGTCGCGTTCGCCACCGCGGTCGGCGTGGTCCTGCCCCCGGCGGCGGTCCCGCTCGGGGCGCTGGCCGGCGCCGTCGGCTACTCGCGCGTCCACACCGGCGTGCACTACCCGGGCGACGTGGCGGCGGGCGCGGTCCTCGGCATCGCGAGCGCGGCAGCGGCCCTGGCGGCAGTGGCGGCCACACCCTCGGCGCGGACGCAGGCTCTGCTCACCGCTGCCCGTTCATGTCGGCGGACCAGCATCGTCGGCGCCCTGCGCCGGTGA
- a CDS encoding carbohydrate ABC transporter permease, giving the protein MTTTAIPPEARRAPAAAPKRRPRREREGAAWVFLSPWVLGAIVLTLLPMAVSLYLSFTDYDLFNPPKWVGVRNYAQMFTEDPRYWRSVVTTLTYVVIAVPLQLALALVVALALKGMKRGKGFYRSAFYAPSLLGASMSIALVWRAVFNDGGTVDNLLGTGGWVNKPGWALLAVALLTVWQFGAPMVIFLAGLQQIPAELYEAAAVDGAGKGRQFLSVTVPMLSPVLFFNLVLQTIQAFQVFTPAFAVSAGKGGPADSTLVYTMYLYDRGFVASHMGYASAMAWVLLLVIGVVTAVLFRTSRSWVFYASEGDR; this is encoded by the coding sequence ATGACCACCACCGCGATCCCCCCGGAGGCGAGGCGCGCCCCCGCCGCGGCCCCGAAGCGCCGCCCCAGGCGCGAACGCGAGGGCGCCGCCTGGGTGTTCCTCTCACCCTGGGTGCTCGGCGCGATCGTCCTGACACTGCTGCCGATGGCCGTGTCGCTGTACCTGTCGTTCACCGACTACGACCTGTTCAACCCGCCGAAGTGGGTGGGCGTGCGCAACTACGCGCAGATGTTCACCGAGGACCCGCGCTATTGGCGCTCGGTCGTGACGACGCTGACGTACGTCGTCATCGCCGTACCCCTCCAGTTGGCGCTGGCCCTCGTCGTCGCTCTCGCCCTGAAGGGCATGAAGCGCGGCAAGGGCTTCTACCGCTCCGCGTTCTACGCGCCCTCCCTGCTCGGCGCGTCGATGTCCATCGCGCTCGTCTGGCGGGCGGTCTTCAACGACGGCGGCACGGTCGACAACCTGCTCGGCACCGGCGGCTGGGTCAACAAGCCCGGCTGGGCGCTGCTCGCCGTCGCCCTGCTGACGGTGTGGCAGTTCGGCGCCCCGATGGTCATCTTCCTCGCCGGGCTCCAGCAGATACCCGCCGAGCTCTACGAGGCGGCAGCCGTCGACGGGGCCGGGAAAGGACGCCAGTTCCTGTCCGTCACCGTGCCCATGCTCTCCCCGGTGCTGTTCTTCAACCTGGTCCTCCAGACCATCCAGGCCTTCCAGGTGTTCACCCCCGCCTTCGCGGTCAGCGCGGGCAAGGGCGGACCGGCCGACTCGACCCTCGTCTACACGATGTACCTCTACGACCGCGGCTTCGTCGCCTCCCACATGGGCTACGCCTCCGCCATGGCCTGGGTGCTGCTCCTCGTGATCGGCGTCGTCACCGCGGTGCTGTTCCGCACCTCGCGCTCCTGGGTCTTCTACGCCTCCGAGGGGGACCGGTGA